CAAGCAAGAACATCTAAGATTGTGATTGATTGACTGCTGCAAATCTAACACCTGTAGCCATGATGCAGAATGTACATGCATGTGTAACTGTAGCTCACCTGCTCAATTGAGAATTCTAGCATGATAGCAATGAGTGTGCTTTCAGATTGGGAAGTGAAATGTGGAATCCATTTGTGTGGTAGACAGAAGTCCACATAGCTACAAACGTGTGCATCTTGACTCTAAAATCATTGGCACATTAGAAGTAGCAAGTTCCAATGTCCATACTAGAATACCATTAAGGCATGCCCAATACATTGCTTCACACTCAATAATGGTATGCTAGTGTTGATATTGGAACAGtgagattttttaaataatagtGCAGTGGGAACTAGGTGGGAAAACATTTGTGCCAATCAATTGATAAATGATGTGACTGTAGAAACAGTTGACCTGCAGAAATCAAATTCTGCTCCTTAGGGGGAAATTTCAAAACCGCAGTGCAACATCTAAAAAGTTGTAAAACAATGACAGGATTTTCAATGTGCATCCAAAACTTCCAGTGGAAGGCAGATATCTGAGAGAGAGCAGACACCACATTCCCAGAGAGAGAGGCTAAACTTACCTGTTAGAAGCAGAGACTGAAATCACAACAACAGATGCTTTTGCACAGCTTTACAGATCTCTATCCACTCTGGATGGGCATTAGGCAGCAACATAGGGAGAGCCAGATCTGTGATCTCATGCAGGTGCAGCATCTGTTGAGTTACATACCATGTCCTGGTAAAGTGAGCTCCATCTACGTCATTATGTTAACAGGATTATGGAGCTCCCAGGTTCAGGGAAGGGGGTACTCAGGAGACAGATTAGGAGGATACTGCTTAAACGGATGAAGAAGAACAGGAACAAGGACAAAGTGTGGCCTCACCTGTTGTCCAGTATAGTGTCTGAGCCACTAAAGAGATTGGCAGGCCAGCCACTGCCGGTCTCAATACCATCATTAATTGATGTCCGTCCCGACATCCTTACTAAGTCATAAGGATCAACCTTTTTTCCCCTGACGACATCAAAGGCCAATGGGATCTTAAATCAGATGCACAGTAGTGAAGATTTAATGTACAATAGTGTTACAATGCTATATGCATGTATATACATTTAGTGGGGGCTAGTCAATTCAATACTTTAGTCAGGTCAAAATAATTGATCATGTAAAATCAGAGATCCAAAAAGAAGAAGATGTCCATGCTAAGAAAGGAGAGTATCCAGGGTCAAGACAATGTACCAACCCAAATGGGAAAGATGTTTTGAAAAATATATTATGGGACTGAGAAATTAAGGAGTTGATTTCCCCCCTCCCTTCGTGATCTAAGCAATTGCGTGTGACACAGAGGACATTCCTGGGATTTAAGAAGGGAATTCATCAAATTGGGTTTTATATGGAATCAGAGATAATCTGGCTGTTTAGCCAAATCCCCCTAATCTATCCTGATTACCAGTAAGGTGGCTGGAGGGAGCctggcagagagatagagattagCAGAAAGACAGCagtagagaagaagagagggggggtggacaGACCTGAAGTGAAGTTAAACTAGCCAGGATAGACGTAGAACATGGGAGTGAGGATAATACAAGATAGAGGGAAATTATAGATTTTCTGGCCAACACTATAACAgcgcactctctctctttctaatggGATTTATTGGcttgggaaacatgtttacattaccaaagcaagtgaaataaacaaatattaaataaacaatcagaaattaaGAGTAATCATTATACTCACAAAAATttcaaaagaatagagacatttaaAATGTTGTATTATGTACAGTCTTGTaacaatctctgtctctctctgtgtcagaccTCAGCAGAAATGAACACAGCTCCCCCTGCAGGAAGCGCCCTGGCAACGCCCGCTGGAACAGCTGGCCCCACCACCCCCAAGAAGGGACCCCCCAAGTTCAAGCAGAGGCAAACCCGTACATTCAAGAGCAAGGCCCCCAAGCCTGGCCAGAAAGGGTGAgaatctctctctgtcatcacacattcacacagatacacacaaactCCACACACAACCGTTCCACATACTCACACGAACAAGCACTCAATTTTCTCACATTCTCAAACCTGTATAAATGCAGACAGACAAATTCTAGATACAAAAAAGATACAAACATGTTTCCTTGTCAATTGCAGATTTGGTGATGACATCCCCGGCATGGAGGGTCTTGGCACAGGTAACTTTGATATTCCATCTGCAATCATCAGTAGTCATGTTTGTTCATCTATATATTTGTATTTCTACTTTCAgtatacagcgccttcagaaagtattcatacctcttgaatTATCCCACATttagttgttacagcctgaattcaaaatggattaaataaataaaaaatctcacacatctacacacaaaaccccacaatgacaaagacaTCTTAGAAACATCTttctagacatttttgcaaatgtaatgaAAATAAGTATAAGTACATAAGTTTTCACTCCCCTGAGTCAATTACATGttcgaatcacctttggcagcaataacagctgtgagtttttcttGGTAAGTCTCAGAGTTTTGCacaatattttcccattattattttcaaaattaagctctgtcaaattggttgttgatcattgctagacaaccattttcaagcagatttaagtcaaaactgtaactcggacaCTTAGGAACatacactgtcttcttggtaagcaactccagtgtaagtTATTGTCCTCATGAaatgtgaattcatctcccagtggaagcagactgaaccagatttcctctaggatttttcctgttcTTAGCTCCATTGCGTTTCCTTTTTACCCTGTCAACTCCCCAgttcttaacgattacaagcatacccataacatgatgcagcaacgactatacttgaaaatatggagagtggtacccagtaatgtgttgtattggatttgccccaaacataacactttgtattcaggacaaaaagtgaagtgctttgccacattttttgcagttttattttAGTGCCCTGTTGcagacaggatgcatgttttggaatatttttattctgtacagaggtccttcttttcactctgtcaattaggttagtattgtggagtaagtacaatgttgttgatccatcctcagtttttaaagtcacaattggtctcatggtgaaatccctgagcggtttccttcctctagggcaactgagttaggaaggacgcctgtatctttgtaaagactgggtgtattgacacaccatccaaagtgaaattaataacttcaccatgctcaaagggatactcaatgtctgcttttattattttataggtgcccttctttgtgatgAGGAATcggaaaacttccctggtctttgaAGTTGAATCtgagtttgaaattcactgttcgactgagggaccatacagataattttatgtgtggggtacagagatgaggtagtcatttaaaaattatgttaaacactattattgcacacagagtgagtccatccaAGAAAACGTATTGACTCAAGACCTTTCAGATTttaatttttaattcatttgtaatttttttttttttaaacaacataattccactttgacattatggggtattgtgtgttttaatccattttcaattcaggctgtaacacaacaaaatgtggaattccttctgaaggcactgtatattgacAACCAAGACAACCAACAAGTGTTCCTTGCCCTTTTTCATCAACTGGACAATCAATACTaattgtttctccctctctcattctctctagaCATAGCAGTGGTCTGCCCATGGGAGGCCTACGGCGACATGGAGCTCAGTGATCTGGCAAAATATGGAATCATCTAAGACTGCTGCCTCCTGCCTTCCCTTAACCTCTCCGCTCTTGACCCTTTCCTTCTGTGTTAGTCTGGCGCGCCACCATAAGGCGACTGGCCATCCCCCTAAAGTCGTCTCGTCACTCCACGCTGTTCTTAAGTCTGTTGTGGTCAGGCACTGCGGCCTGAAAGACCACATACGGTGGGCAGACGGAACACAAAActgtttatttgtattattatcatataatagtattatactgtattttatacaggACATAAGAGATACTTGATGTGATACAACAAGAccacccccacccctcctctctacaATAGCCTACCTCGGCTCCCCCTTCCCTCTTTCCTTTTGTAATCCCTCAGATCCCTTTAGTCCCCCAATTCCTCTGGGAACCATCAACCACAGCAATAGACGCAAGCAAAGACTAGCTATGACTAGCTTGTACTTGCTTATAGTCTACTACAGAACTGTAAATATGTCTCTGTTTCCAATGCAACCTCTACCTTCGTTACCCTCCCTTTTTACCCCAATCTCTCTTTTTTGCATTGTTTTTTTTACTTGTTGTTGATAAGGCGTGCTACTGTGAACACACGGGAAATGAAAGGGATGAGACCAGGGAGGAGGGTGTGTGATGCTTTGTCATAG
The sequence above is a segment of the Salvelinus alpinus chromosome 1, SLU_Salpinus.1, whole genome shotgun sequence genome. Coding sequences within it:
- the LOC139576720 gene encoding retinal cone rhodopsin-sensitive cGMP 3',5'-cyclic phosphodiesterase subunit gamma-like; the protein is MNTAPPAGSALATPAGTAGPTTPKKGPPKFKQRQTRTFKSKAPKPGQKGFGDDIPGMEGLGTDIAVVCPWEAYGDMELSDLAKYGII